The genomic window ACCGGTAATTGTTTGTGCGGAGGAAAAGGTGTTCCAGAATAAGCGCGAACATCAAATAAAATGGTTTGCCAGAAATTGTACATTTTTTGAAGATGCGGTTCCCAGCGATCTTGCAATTTATCATTAAATATCGGCCCGATTAAATCGTCCTTTCTAACATTTGCATAAAAGCTGTTAACCATTTGCTGAATGTCTTCTATTGTCGAAATATCTTTTAAAGCTGTCATTTTATTGTATTTTAAGTAAGCTGCAAAAATACAATATATCTTTCTTTTACTTCCCTGATAAATGTCATATGCCCTTTATTTGCTAGGTAAAATCGCGTTTTGTAAGGAATTGTATAGATTTTTTATTTTATGATGAGTTATTTTGATTTTAACGGGTAAGTTTTTTATGATTTTTAATTTTTTAAAATATTGTTGTTCAGTGTTTTGAAAAACAGTAAGATGAGTTTTTGTTATATCAGTTTTTTTAATTTGATGTGTATTTGTAAAGTTAAAAAATTGAGAATGTTATAAAAATACTCATAATATTGTGCTGTTTTAGTAAAATAAAACTGAATAAATAAGAAAAAACTAATTATCAAACCAAAACCACAAAAGAATGCACAAAACTACTCAAACACCTACAATTCGGGTAAGTAAAGCGTTGAAACTACTATGTTGCGGTACGCTTTTATTCATGAACAGCTTAAATGCTCAGACGGTAACTCCTTTTATGACTACAGGAGATCAAACAAAATTATTGCAACAACAGGCAACTGTAAGTTTCGGAACCAATTCGGGAACCAATCCTTCAACTGTAACAGTAAATGCAGGAACGACCTATCAAACCATGGACGGATTCGGTTACACACTTACCGAAGGAAGCTGTGAAGTCATTTCTGGAATGGCAGCGACACAGCAAAACCAACTGTTGAATGATTTATACAATCCGACAACGGGATTAAATGCAAGCGTAGTTCGTATTAGTATTGCAGCTTCAGATTTAAGCAGCTCGTCTTACAGTTATAATGAAACTTCGGGCGACACCAACATGAACAATTTCAGCTTAAACGGACCTGATTTAACTTATTTGGTTCCAATCCTTAAAAAAATCTTACTCATTAATCCTAACATCAAAATCTTGGCAACGCCTTGGTCTGCACCAAGATGGATGAAAACCAACGGATCTTGGGTTGGAGGCTCTCTGCAAACGCAATATTATGCAGCGTATGCAAAATACTTCGTAAAATATTTTGATGCTATGAAAGCACAAGGTATTAATATTTGGGCAATTACACCGCAAAACGAACCAGAAAATCCAAACAATGAACCAAGTATGCTGATGAATTCTACAGAACAAAAGAATTTCATCAATCAACAGCTTGGGCCTCAGATGGCTGCCGCGGGTTATGGGAATATTAAAATTATTGCTTTTGACCACAATTGCGATAATACAGCTTATCCGATTGATGTTTTAAATAATAGCTCTTATGTTGATGGAGCGGCATTTCACTTGTATTTAGGAAATATTTCAGCAATGTCAACGGTAAAAACTCAAACCAATAAAAACGTTTATTTTACAGAACAATATACGGGTTCAGGCGGAAGCTTTAGTGGAGATTTTGGCTGGCACATGCAAAACGTTGTTATTGGAAGTACAAATAACTGGTCTAAAACAGTTTTAGAATGGAATGCGGCAAACAATTCAAGTTTAGGCCCTCGCACTCCTGGAGGATGCAGTACTTGTTTAGGCGCTATCACGGTTAATAATAGTACTAGTTATACTAAAAATGTAGCATATTATATTATTGGTCAGATTTCTAAATACGTGAAACCGGGTGCAGTAAGAATTAATTCTTCAAGTACAAGCGGTAGTATTGCTGCGGTTGCATTTAAAAACCCTGATGGTTCAACTGCACTTGTAATTTATAATTCAGGCGGATCATCAAATACTATAAAAGTAGTTTCGGGATCATCAGCATTTAATTATGCAGTTCCAGCGTCTTCTGCGGTTACTTTTACTTGGGGAGCATCAAACCCAGTTGCGGTTACGGGAGTTAGCGTAAGCCCAACTTCTGCAACGCTTACGACAGGTCAGTCACAGCAATTGACAGCAACAGTTTCTCCTAGTAATGCTACAAATACTGCAGTAAATTGGAGTTCAAGCAATACTTCTGTGGCTACAGTAAACTCAAACGGATTGGTTTCTGCAATTGCGGCAGGAAATGCTACAATTACTGCTACTACTGTTGATGGAGCAAAAACTGCAACGAGTGCCATTACTGTAACGGCAGGTTCAACAGGCTTTCCAGGCTATTATAACATTATTTCAAGAAACAGTAATAAAGGTTTAGATGTGGCTGATAATGCAACTACAAGCGGAAGCAGAATTCAGCAGTATGATATTACAAATGGAGGAGGAAGCAACCAAAGATGGAAGTTTGTTTCTGACGGAAGCGGGAATTATTATATTATCGTAAAATCGACAGGAATGTATTTGGCTGTTGAAAACAACGGAACAGCTGATGGGTTAAAAGTACAGCAAAAAACGTTCTCATCTTCAAATGAATTTAAATGGACAGTAACAAGTCTTGGTACAGGATATTACAAAATTATAAATGTAAACAGTGGCAAATCGCTTGACGTTGAAAATGTTTCTACAGCAAACGGTGCCAATATTCAGGTTTGGGCTTACACAGGAGGTCTAAATCAGCAGTGGCAGTTGGTGCAGGTTGAATCTTCTGCAGCAAAAAGTGCTTTAGCCGCGCAAACAACTGCAGTTGAAAATACAAGTTCAAATGACATGACCATTTTTGTAAATGAAGCAGATGATTCTTTAAAAATTGATACTAATCATGAAGGAGATGCAGAAGTACAGGTTTTCAATATTACTGGACAGCCAGT from Flavobacterium sp. KACC 22763 includes these protein-coding regions:
- a CDS encoding RICIN domain-containing protein, whose translation is MHKTTQTPTIRVSKALKLLCCGTLLFMNSLNAQTVTPFMTTGDQTKLLQQQATVSFGTNSGTNPSTVTVNAGTTYQTMDGFGYTLTEGSCEVISGMAATQQNQLLNDLYNPTTGLNASVVRISIAASDLSSSSYSYNETSGDTNMNNFSLNGPDLTYLVPILKKILLINPNIKILATPWSAPRWMKTNGSWVGGSLQTQYYAAYAKYFVKYFDAMKAQGINIWAITPQNEPENPNNEPSMLMNSTEQKNFINQQLGPQMAAAGYGNIKIIAFDHNCDNTAYPIDVLNNSSYVDGAAFHLYLGNISAMSTVKTQTNKNVYFTEQYTGSGGSFSGDFGWHMQNVVIGSTNNWSKTVLEWNAANNSSLGPRTPGGCSTCLGAITVNNSTSYTKNVAYYIIGQISKYVKPGAVRINSSSTSGSIAAVAFKNPDGSTALVIYNSGGSSNTIKVVSGSSAFNYAVPASSAVTFTWGASNPVAVTGVSVSPTSATLTTGQSQQLTATVSPSNATNTAVNWSSSNTSVATVNSNGLVSAIAAGNATITATTVDGAKTATSAITVTAGSTGFPGYYNIISRNSNKGLDVADNATTSGSRIQQYDITNGGGSNQRWKFVSDGSGNYYIIVKSTGMYLAVENNGTADGLKVQQKTFSSSNEFKWTVTSLGTGYYKIINVNSGKSLDVENVSTANGANIQVWAYTGGLNQQWQLVQVESSAAKSALAAQTTAVENTSSNDMTIFVNEADDSLKIDTNHEGDAEVQVFNITGQPVLKKNVKFVKGNQAEVEISRLPKGVYIVKVNDSKGSYSKKILKQ
- a CDS encoding group III truncated hemoglobin, whose amino-acid sequence is MTALKDISTIEDIQQMVNSFYANVRKDDLIGPIFNDKLQDRWEPHLQKMYNFWQTILFDVRAYSGTPFPPHKQLPVDKTHFDRWIAIFNSTIDSQFAGPITEEAKMRATNMAFMFSHKIEYFRNAENEMRNTVKKS